One stretch of Streptomyces hygroscopicus DNA includes these proteins:
- a CDS encoding cytochrome C biogenesis protein CcdA, giving the protein MADYLTVLTTTDTPEKAEALARGAIEARLAACAQISQPVTSVYRWEGEVETAAEWQVLFKTTAARYDELEAHIREAHDYETPEVIAMPIVNGSEDYLAWVVSETTIG; this is encoded by the coding sequence GTGGCCGACTACCTGACCGTACTGACCACCACCGACACCCCCGAGAAGGCCGAGGCGCTGGCCCGCGGGGCGATCGAGGCCCGGCTGGCGGCCTGTGCGCAGATCAGCCAGCCCGTGACATCCGTGTACCGGTGGGAGGGGGAGGTCGAGACGGCGGCCGAGTGGCAGGTGCTGTTCAAGACGACCGCCGCGCGCTACGACGAGCTGGAGGCCCATATCCGCGAGGCGCACGACTACGAGACGCCAGAGGTCATCGCGATGCCCATCGTGAACGGCAGCGAGGACTATCTGGCGTGGGTGGTGTCGGAGACGACGATCGGCTGA
- a CDS encoding cupin, producing the protein MDDLTTLARHHLDQAKADPHGRSAHLFLHDGPLRQSVIAMVSGCELDEHNAPPAASLQVLHGHVRLTGGGDRLDLIAGQVQEIPHERHGLRALEDSVVLLTAVTATQGCPTPYEDAATA; encoded by the coding sequence ATGGATGACCTCACCACGCTCGCGCGCCACCATCTGGACCAGGCCAAGGCCGATCCGCACGGGCGCAGCGCACATCTGTTCCTGCACGACGGCCCGCTGCGGCAGAGCGTGATCGCCATGGTCTCCGGCTGCGAGCTCGATGAGCACAACGCTCCTCCGGCGGCCAGTCTCCAGGTGCTGCACGGGCATGTACGGCTGACCGGCGGCGGTGACCGGTTGGATCTCATCGCGGGCCAGGTGCAGGAGATCCCGCATGAGCGGCACGGGTTGCGGGCGTTGGAGGACTCGGTGGTGCTGCTGACCGCCGTGACCGCCACACAGGGCTGCCCCACCCCCTACGAGGACGCGGCCACCGCCTGA
- a CDS encoding transcriptional regulator, producing MRILVVEDDARLRELLTEGLEQEGFTIETAADGPSGLALARSGGYAAIVLDVMLPGCSGYQLCSRLREKGDWTPILMLTAKDGEYDEADGLDVGADDYLTKPFSFVVLIARVRALVRRGGLDRPDVLELGDLRLEPAALACARGKEEVTLTAKEFAVLEYLARRAGQVVSKSEIVQSVWDTAYDGGANLVEVYIRSLRRKIDVPYGRQSIRTIRGAGYLLARDGG from the coding sequence GTGCGCATACTGGTGGTGGAAGACGACGCCCGGCTCCGCGAACTGCTCACCGAGGGCCTGGAGCAGGAGGGTTTCACCATCGAGACGGCGGCGGACGGGCCCAGCGGCCTGGCGCTCGCCCGCTCCGGCGGATACGCGGCGATCGTGCTGGATGTGATGCTCCCCGGGTGCTCCGGCTATCAACTGTGCTCGCGGCTGCGCGAGAAGGGCGACTGGACGCCGATCCTGATGCTCACCGCCAAGGACGGCGAGTACGACGAGGCCGATGGGCTCGACGTGGGCGCGGACGACTATCTGACCAAGCCGTTCTCCTTCGTCGTCCTGATCGCACGGGTACGGGCCCTGGTGCGGCGCGGCGGGCTGGACCGGCCCGACGTGCTGGAGCTGGGCGATCTGCGACTGGAGCCCGCGGCGTTGGCCTGTGCGCGGGGGAAGGAGGAGGTCACGCTCACGGCCAAGGAGTTCGCCGTGCTGGAGTACCTCGCCCGGCGCGCGGGCCAGGTGGTCTCCAAGTCCGAGATCGTGCAGAGCGTGTGGGACACCGCGTACGACGGCGGGGCCAATCTGGTCGAGGTCTACATCCGGAGCCTGCGCCGGAAGATCGACGTGCCGTACGGACGGCAGTCGATCCGCACGATACGGGGCGCGGGCTATCTGCTGGCCCGCGACGGAGGGTGA
- a CDS encoding histidine kinase gives MGHISAGAGRTAHTGHIADAGQDSGQDVGPDVRQDIGHTADGEYPGDTGRRRPRLTSGLTVRAKAVLAAAGTVAFAIGLCMLALVLALQHNLRASADADARNAAVAIKGQLAQARPAPQRAFIVAPGQVTIKDVSGRTVTPTMPTETGSRQAEATPQDSAGSTMLPAEPVEPIQAGQPYSVQVSPSTTAVDNATGLLLRQAAPAAAGLVLFVAGLTWLLVGRALRPVAAMRQEFTEITERDLHRRVPVPRARDEIHRLARTMNATLDRLHRAMTRQRQFVADASHELRSPIAAVRAQLELVLARPSRTDWPAAVHKALRDTDRLQAVASDLLLLARLDAQEAPRTAAVDLGALAAEEVRRHPGALTLAGEQERAAVVTGSRVQLSRLLTNLADNARRHTRTTVSITVAVRDGQVELAVDDDGPGIPEADRERVFERFTRLDDARARQDGGTGLGLAIANDIAHAHGGTLTVLTSPRGGARLLLCLPRTDVARP, from the coding sequence GTGGGGCACATCAGCGCGGGCGCGGGCCGCACGGCGCACACGGGGCACATCGCGGACGCCGGACAGGACAGCGGACAGGACGTCGGGCCGGACGTCCGGCAGGACATCGGGCACACGGCCGACGGTGAGTACCCAGGGGACACGGGACGTCGCCGCCCGCGTCTGACGTCCGGGTTGACCGTGCGCGCCAAGGCCGTGCTGGCGGCAGCCGGAACCGTGGCCTTCGCGATCGGGCTGTGCATGCTGGCCCTGGTGCTGGCCCTGCAGCACAACCTCCGCGCCAGCGCCGACGCGGACGCCAGGAACGCCGCCGTGGCGATCAAGGGTCAGTTGGCGCAGGCCCGCCCCGCGCCGCAGCGGGCGTTCATCGTCGCCCCCGGCCAGGTGACGATCAAGGACGTCTCCGGCCGGACGGTCACCCCCACCATGCCGACGGAGACCGGCTCGCGGCAGGCAGAGGCCACCCCGCAGGACTCGGCCGGTTCCACGATGCTTCCGGCCGAGCCCGTCGAGCCCATCCAGGCCGGGCAGCCGTACAGCGTGCAGGTGAGCCCCTCGACCACCGCCGTCGACAACGCCACCGGTCTGCTGCTGCGCCAGGCCGCCCCCGCGGCCGCCGGTCTGGTGCTGTTCGTGGCGGGGCTCACCTGGCTGCTCGTGGGGCGCGCCCTGCGCCCGGTCGCCGCGATGCGGCAGGAGTTCACCGAGATCACCGAGCGCGATCTGCATCGCCGGGTGCCGGTGCCCCGGGCGCGGGACGAGATCCACCGGCTGGCCCGGACCATGAACGCCACGCTGGACCGGCTGCACCGGGCCATGACCCGGCAGCGGCAGTTCGTGGCCGACGCCTCGCATGAGCTGCGCAGCCCCATCGCGGCCGTGCGCGCCCAGCTCGAACTGGTCCTGGCCCGCCCGTCGCGTACCGACTGGCCGGCCGCCGTACACAAGGCGCTGCGGGACACCGACCGGCTGCAGGCCGTCGCCTCCGATCTGCTGCTGCTCGCCCGGCTGGACGCGCAGGAGGCGCCGCGCACCGCGGCGGTGGATCTTGGCGCGCTGGCGGCCGAGGAGGTACGGCGCCACCCGGGCGCGCTCACGTTGGCCGGGGAGCAGGAGCGGGCGGCCGTCGTGACCGGCAGCCGGGTGCAGCTTTCCCGGCTGCTCACCAACCTCGCCGACAACGCCCGCCGGCACACCCGTACCACCGTCTCGATCACCGTGGCGGTCCGCGATGGCCAGGTCGAACTGGCCGTGGACGACGACGGTCCGGGCATCCCCGAAGCCGACCGCGAGCGCGTGTTCGAGCGGTTCACCCGGCTGGATGATGCCCGGGCCCGCCAGGACGGCGGCACCGGTCTCGGGCTCGCCATCGCCAATGACATCGCTCACGCCCACGGTGGCACCCTTACGGTGCTCACCAGCCCGCGGGGCGGGGCTCGCCTGCTGTTGTGTCTGCCGCGAACGGACGTCGCCCGACCCTGA
- a CDS encoding histidine kinase — translation MLSGTEAVVVAASAVLVLVLSLCLTWVVRLRRALADARTATERERAVSERERANTAHERALAAERGEEVARLAAVQTDLDEAARRERRLRDSVQASFESVARNMHAMSMVQQQVLDGLEQHVEDARLMGEVMKADHAAAQMTRKAQTLLVMCGIWPARRETRPVSLFDCVRGAQSRIVEFGRVDVHGGQALYAVAPAVEGLMHAVAELLENATVFSPSRTQVAVAVREVAAGAVIEIDDAGLGMPPDVLEKAMGQLRDGLDLAQLGAVPRLGLACVGRWSRELGFGVELSTASAYGGTRVVVFVPHRLLTEPASTVRAADHKPVVVEPVTVGMVSHDAGGTGLGPAAADPAGSGSLGGLSADDTPDAPEAPSPLGTGLPRRRNRRRPASGTALADTADTATASGAPARAAPTPRAGAWTPEAARASITSVVSGTRRGRVEAEAEDRAVPLTEEKSPDREDREGGW, via the coding sequence GTGCTGTCGGGGACGGAGGCCGTCGTCGTGGCCGCGTCCGCGGTGCTGGTACTGGTGCTGTCGCTGTGCCTCACCTGGGTGGTCAGACTCCGTCGCGCGCTTGCTGACGCGCGTACGGCGACCGAGCGAGAACGAGCCGTTTCCGAACGGGAACGAGCCAATACCGCGCACGAGCGCGCGCTGGCGGCCGAGCGCGGCGAAGAGGTCGCCCGGCTGGCCGCCGTACAGACCGACCTGGACGAGGCGGCGCGCCGGGAGCGGCGGCTGCGCGACTCCGTCCAGGCGTCGTTCGAATCCGTGGCCCGCAATATGCACGCCATGTCGATGGTGCAGCAGCAGGTCCTCGACGGCCTCGAGCAGCATGTCGAGGACGCGCGGCTGATGGGCGAGGTGATGAAGGCGGACCACGCCGCCGCCCAGATGACCCGCAAGGCCCAGACGCTGCTGGTGATGTGCGGGATCTGGCCGGCCCGGCGGGAGACCAGGCCGGTGTCGCTCTTCGACTGTGTGCGCGGCGCGCAGTCGCGCATCGTGGAATTCGGCCGGGTGGACGTCCACGGCGGCCAGGCCCTGTACGCGGTGGCACCCGCCGTGGAGGGCCTGATGCACGCGGTGGCCGAACTCCTGGAGAACGCCACGGTCTTCTCCCCCTCCCGCACCCAGGTCGCGGTCGCCGTCCGGGAGGTCGCGGCGGGCGCGGTCATCGAGATCGACGACGCGGGGCTCGGCATGCCGCCGGACGTGCTGGAAAAGGCCATGGGCCAACTGCGGGACGGTCTCGACCTGGCCCAGCTCGGCGCCGTGCCGCGGCTGGGGCTCGCCTGTGTCGGGCGCTGGTCGCGGGAGCTGGGCTTCGGGGTGGAGCTGTCCACGGCGTCGGCGTACGGCGGTACCCGGGTGGTGGTCTTCGTACCGCACCGGCTGCTGACCGAGCCGGCGAGCACGGTCCGGGCGGCGGACCACAAGCCGGTGGTCGTGGAGCCCGTGACCGTCGGCATGGTGAGCCACGACGCGGGCGGCACCGGCCTCGGCCCGGCCGCCGCGGACCCGGCCGGGAGCGGCTCGCTGGGCGGCCTGTCCGCGGACGACACCCCCGACGCGCCCGAGGCCCCCTCGCCGCTCGGCACCGGACTGCCCCGGCGCCGCAACCGCCGCCGCCCGGCCTCCGGAACCGCCCTGGCCGACACCGCCGACACGGCCACCGCCTCCGGCGCCCCGGCCCGCGCCGCGCCCACCCCCCGGGCCGGCGCCTGGACGCCCGAGGCCGCCCGCGCCTCCATCACCAGCGTCGTCTCCGGCACCCGCCGCGGACGAGTGGAAGCGGAGGCGGAGGACAGGGCCGTACCACTGACGGAAGAAAAGAGTCCGGACCGAGAAGACCGAGAAGGAGGCTGGTAG
- a CDS encoding membrane protein, protein MLGWVRGRLPRTRRGWRRLVQGGVLVCVLALLPATWLRLSTDDRIHTVADVPSAPVGVVFGAGLWNGEPSPYLAHRLDAAVRLYKDGRVRALLVTGDNSRHDYDEPDAMRAYLVKRGVPDRRIVSDFAGFDTWDSCSRARRVFGVHKAVLVSQGFHVRRALALCGAAGIDAYGVAVDEPHDVTWYFGGTREVVAAGKAALDAAFEPDPHFLGPRERGIERALAGRGAAGSR, encoded by the coding sequence ATGCTGGGGTGGGTGCGGGGGCGGTTGCCGCGGACGCGGCGGGGGTGGCGGCGGCTGGTGCAGGGGGGCGTCCTCGTCTGCGTACTGGCCCTGCTCCCCGCGACCTGGCTGCGGCTGAGCACGGACGACCGGATCCATACGGTCGCCGATGTGCCCTCGGCCCCGGTGGGGGTGGTCTTCGGGGCGGGGCTGTGGAACGGGGAGCCGTCGCCGTATCTGGCGCATCGGCTGGACGCCGCCGTGCGGCTCTACAAGGACGGCAGGGTCCGTGCGCTGCTGGTCACCGGGGACAACAGCCGCCATGACTACGACGAACCGGACGCGATGCGCGCCTATCTCGTCAAGCGCGGGGTGCCGGACCGGCGGATCGTGAGCGACTTCGCGGGGTTCGACACCTGGGACTCCTGCAGCCGGGCCCGGCGGGTCTTCGGGGTGCACAAGGCGGTGCTGGTGAGCCAGGGGTTCCATGTGCGGCGGGCGCTGGCGCTGTGCGGGGCGGCGGGGATCGACGCGTACGGGGTCGCGGTCGACGAGCCGCACGACGTGACCTGGTACTTCGGTGGGACGCGGGAGGTCGTGGCGGCGGGCAAGGCGGCCCTGGACGCGGCGTTCGAGCCGGATCCGCACTTCCTGGGGCCGCGGGAGCGGGGGATCGAGCGGGCGCTGGCGGGGCGGGGAGCCGCCGGCTCCCGCTGA
- a CDS encoding cytochrome P450, with amino-acid sequence MTDGRCPVSHADLAPHRLDPTGAHQHAVNEELRARGAAVPVLLPGDVPGYAITRHEELKDFVTHPDVAKNACHFAALQRDELPPGWPMRTFATVRGMITADGEDHKRLRSLVTRAFTPRRVEALQPVVNELTGTLLDRLAGAAAADPDGVADLRRHFALPLPMSVICRLLGVDDQYQDRLHELSNEIVSTHTAPERVPAANREMVAILGQVAAARAKDPGDDLTSALIAAREEDGDRLAEEELIGTLMLTIIAGHETTLNLITNAVRALCNHRDQLDLVRSGAATWGDVVEETLRYDGPVSYFPFRYPTRDLPVGDTVIPKGAPVLVSYTAAGRDERAYGPDAGRFDVTRGARHLSFGHGAHFCLGAPLARMEAVVALEALFTRFPGLDLAVPDEELVPHPSFVGNSPQRLPVRLGAAHSA; translated from the coding sequence ATGACCGACGGCCGATGCCCCGTGTCGCACGCCGACCTCGCACCGCACCGCCTGGACCCCACCGGGGCACACCAGCACGCGGTCAACGAAGAGCTGCGCGCCCGCGGGGCCGCGGTCCCGGTCCTGCTGCCCGGTGACGTACCGGGGTACGCCATCACCCGGCACGAGGAACTGAAGGACTTCGTCACCCACCCCGACGTGGCCAAGAACGCCTGCCACTTCGCCGCCCTGCAGCGGGACGAGCTCCCGCCGGGCTGGCCGATGCGGACCTTCGCCACCGTCCGGGGCATGATCACCGCGGACGGCGAGGACCACAAGCGGCTGCGGTCCCTGGTGACCCGGGCGTTCACCCCGCGCCGGGTGGAGGCGCTGCAACCGGTGGTCAACGAGCTGACCGGCACGCTGCTGGACCGGCTGGCCGGGGCCGCCGCCGCGGATCCGGACGGGGTGGCCGACCTGCGCCGCCACTTCGCGCTGCCGCTGCCGATGAGCGTGATCTGCCGGCTCCTGGGCGTCGACGACCAGTACCAGGACCGGCTGCACGAGCTGTCCAACGAGATCGTCTCCACCCACACGGCCCCGGAGCGGGTCCCGGCCGCCAACCGGGAGATGGTCGCGATCCTCGGCCAGGTGGCGGCGGCCCGGGCGAAGGACCCCGGCGACGATCTGACCAGCGCGCTGATAGCGGCCCGTGAGGAGGACGGCGACCGGCTCGCCGAGGAAGAGCTGATCGGCACCCTGATGCTGACGATCATCGCCGGACACGAGACCACGCTCAACCTGATCACCAACGCGGTACGGGCGCTGTGCAACCACCGCGACCAGTTGGATCTTGTTCGCTCCGGTGCCGCGACCTGGGGCGATGTGGTCGAGGAGACGCTGCGGTACGACGGCCCGGTGAGCTACTTCCCGTTCCGCTACCCCACCAGGGACCTCCCGGTCGGGGACACGGTCATCCCCAAGGGCGCGCCCGTGCTCGTCTCGTACACCGCCGCCGGGCGCGACGAGCGGGCGTACGGCCCGGACGCCGGTCGTTTCGACGTCACCCGCGGCGCCCGCCATCTGTCCTTCGGCCACGGCGCCCACTTCTGCCTGGGTGCCCCACTGGCCCGAATGGAGGCCGTGGTCGCCCTGGAGGCGCTCTTCACCCGCTTCCCCGGCCTCGATCTGGCCGTCCCGGACGAGGAGCTGGTCCCGCACCCCAGCTTCGTCGGCAACAGCCCGCAGCGGCTCCCCGTCCGGCTCGGGGCGGCTCACAGCGCCTGA
- a CDS encoding RNA polymerase subunit sigma-24: MSSPGEERTTAAVRPYVITRGRAGSSREALPLETLVMASGSALPPHLQPEYRRIADHCQGLLSVAEVAAHLGQPPAVVQVLLADLIGWGHIVARPPIRVVKRKRADLDLLRKVLDGLENKL; the protein is encoded by the coding sequence ATGAGCTCGCCCGGCGAGGAACGCACAACGGCCGCGGTGCGCCCCTATGTGATCACACGGGGACGCGCCGGTTCCTCACGGGAAGCTCTGCCGCTGGAAACGCTCGTCATGGCGTCCGGGAGCGCGCTGCCGCCGCATCTGCAGCCCGAGTACCGGCGGATCGCCGACCACTGCCAGGGGCTGCTGTCGGTGGCGGAGGTCGCCGCCCATCTCGGTCAGCCGCCGGCCGTGGTGCAGGTGCTGCTCGCGGATCTCATCGGCTGGGGGCACATCGTGGCGCGTCCGCCGATCCGGGTGGTCAAGCGAAAACGTGCCGATTTGGACTTGCTGAGGAAGGTGCTCGATGGGCTTGAGAACAAGCTCTGA
- a CDS encoding 1,4-alpha-glucan branching protein: protein MSIIHKTTMSPTKVELLTAWLPGQPWYAAAQRAPELSKAGGFRLDDPEGEVGIEFMVVRDDAGDRPAWYHVPMTYRAAPLAGAGQALIGTTEHGVLGQRWVYDGAHDAVLVSQLLALLQGRAEPQAQSLSDTPDPSVTAEVTGAGFEVPAGVAEASAVANGPDGTRLLVGDGVVLQVTRVLRPESGAETAGVRGHVSAGWRLSEDDEARGRFAVLHDTVS, encoded by the coding sequence ATGTCGATCATTCACAAGACCACGATGAGTCCGACCAAGGTGGAGCTGCTCACGGCCTGGCTGCCCGGGCAGCCGTGGTACGCCGCCGCCCAGCGCGCGCCGGAGCTGTCCAAGGCCGGTGGCTTCCGGCTCGACGACCCCGAGGGCGAGGTGGGGATCGAGTTCATGGTGGTGCGGGACGACGCCGGTGATCGGCCCGCCTGGTACCACGTACCGATGACCTACCGCGCGGCGCCGCTCGCCGGAGCCGGGCAGGCCCTCATCGGCACGACCGAGCACGGGGTGCTGGGGCAGCGGTGGGTCTACGACGGGGCGCACGACGCGGTGCTCGTGAGCCAGTTGCTCGCGCTCCTCCAGGGCCGCGCCGAACCGCAGGCGCAGAGCCTGTCCGACACCCCCGACCCCTCCGTCACCGCCGAGGTGACCGGCGCCGGGTTCGAGGTCCCGGCCGGGGTCGCCGAGGCGTCGGCCGTCGCCAACGGGCCGGACGGCACCCGCCTGCTGGTGGGCGACGGGGTCGTTCTCCAGGTGACGCGCGTTCTGCGTCCGGAGTCCGGTGCGGAGACGGCCGGGGTCCGGGGCCATGTCAGCGCGGGCTGGCGGCTGTCGGAGGACGACGAGGCCCGCGGCCGGTTCGCCGTCCTGCACGACACGGTGTCCTGA
- a CDS encoding dynein regulation protein LC7 encodes MAGTISKLPDVGWMLRPLTGIPGVRHAVVVSEDGLRMGHDSAEGLSGEVSRLGVDEAESLAAACAALTVTSQSTVSLLFGEEAGVRQLMIESDSGFVLFTSAGQGASLGVATDTETDVGLVAQQMQLLVAKIGAHLSSQPRDPMGRPAS; translated from the coding sequence GTGGCCGGAACCATATCCAAATTGCCCGATGTTGGATGGATGCTGCGTCCGCTGACAGGGATCCCCGGGGTGCGGCATGCCGTCGTCGTCTCGGAGGACGGTCTGCGCATGGGCCACGACTCCGCCGAGGGCCTGTCCGGCGAGGTGTCCCGGCTCGGCGTGGACGAGGCCGAGTCGCTGGCCGCCGCCTGTGCCGCGCTGACGGTGACCAGCCAGTCCACCGTGTCGCTGCTGTTCGGCGAGGAGGCGGGGGTGCGGCAGCTGATGATCGAATCCGACAGCGGGTTCGTGCTGTTCACCTCGGCCGGTCAGGGCGCCTCGCTGGGGGTGGCCACCGACACCGAGACGGATGTCGGCCTGGTGGCCCAGCAGATGCAGTTACTGGTCGCGAAGATCGGTGCCCATCTGAGCAGTCAGCCGCGGGACCCGATGGGCCGCCCGGCGTCATGA
- a CDS encoding cytochrome P450 — protein sequence MTAPAPTRVPLYGTALDGPLTDLYERMRRDHGPVVPVEIAPRVEAWLVIGHRELLHLTRDEQYFSHDPRRWSPLREGRVAADSPLMPLVGWRPALLFADGAAHRRMRSAVADALGRVNGHELIRTVRATAERLVAGFADRHAADLVESYARLLPLQVVTELLGLDEENGARLVETLTTIVAPTVAATGANRRMGQILLELIAGKKRRPGADLTSWLLEHPVGLSDEEVLHNLVVIIVAGNNTTVNWIASTIQILLTDPAFRSSLTHGHLTVDDALDLVLWRQPPTQNFPGRYATRDLRFGGQDIRTGDMLILGLAGANADPEVLPEDGRPVVGNRSYLAFGAGPHTCPARDPARLITRTAVDTLRHRLPDMEIAVPEEQLPWITSPWSKGLAKLPVRFSAPQLAADTPGRASDSTGRASGFTAPPTSHSAARSSLSTAPPTSHSPATTPASPAPDSPAGDRR from the coding sequence ATGACCGCCCCGGCCCCCACCCGGGTGCCGCTGTACGGAACCGCGCTCGACGGTCCGCTGACCGACCTGTACGAGCGGATGCGGCGCGACCACGGTCCGGTGGTCCCGGTGGAGATCGCGCCCCGGGTCGAGGCATGGCTGGTCATCGGCCACCGCGAGCTGCTCCATCTCACCCGCGACGAGCAGTACTTCTCCCATGACCCGCGCCGCTGGAGCCCGCTGCGCGAGGGCCGGGTGGCCGCCGACTCACCGCTGATGCCGCTGGTGGGCTGGCGCCCGGCGCTGCTGTTCGCCGACGGCGCGGCGCACCGCCGGATGCGCTCGGCGGTGGCCGACGCGCTGGGGCGGGTCAACGGCCATGAGCTGATCCGTACGGTGCGGGCCACCGCGGAGCGGCTGGTCGCCGGGTTCGCCGACCGGCACGCGGCGGATCTGGTGGAGAGCTACGCGCGTCTCCTGCCGCTGCAGGTCGTCACCGAACTGCTGGGGCTCGACGAGGAGAACGGGGCGCGGCTGGTCGAGACGCTCACCACGATCGTCGCCCCGACCGTGGCCGCCACCGGCGCCAACAGGCGGATGGGCCAGATCCTGCTGGAGCTGATCGCCGGGAAGAAGCGGCGGCCGGGCGCGGATCTGACGTCCTGGCTGCTGGAGCACCCCGTCGGGCTCAGCGACGAGGAGGTGCTGCACAACCTCGTGGTGATCATCGTCGCGGGGAACAACACCACCGTGAACTGGATCGCCTCCACGATCCAGATCCTGCTCACCGACCCCGCGTTCCGCTCCTCGCTGACCCACGGCCATCTCACCGTCGACGACGCCCTGGACCTGGTGCTGTGGCGCCAGCCGCCCACCCAGAACTTCCCCGGCCGCTACGCCACCCGCGATCTGCGCTTCGGCGGCCAGGACATCCGCACCGGGGACATGCTCATCCTGGGCCTCGCGGGCGCCAACGCCGATCCGGAGGTGCTGCCCGAGGACGGGCGGCCGGTGGTCGGCAACCGCTCGTACCTCGCCTTCGGCGCGGGCCCGCACACCTGCCCGGCGCGCGATCCGGCCCGGCTGATCACCCGTACCGCCGTGGACACCCTGCGCCACCGGCTGCCCGATATGGAGATCGCGGTGCCGGAGGAGCAGCTTCCGTGGATCACCTCGCCGTGGTCCAAGGGGCTGGCCAAGCTGCCGGTGCGGTTCTCGGCGCCGCAGCTCGCGGCCGACACCCCGGGCCGGGCCTCCGACTCCACGGGCCGGGCCTCCGGCTTCACAGCTCCTCCGACCTCCCACTCCGCGGCCCGGTCCTCCCTCTCCACGGCTCCTCCGACCTCCCACTCCCCGGCAACGACCCCCGCCTCCCCGGCCCCCGACTCCCCCGCAGGAGACCGCAGATGA
- a CDS encoding ATP/GTP-binding protein — MAGTDGTTQRNPAARQGDADRTTRTDHTNETGETDETGDTDDMDDMDDTPVMYVQSSVAGAAKILVVGPMGVGKTTLIGTVSEIKPLSTEATMSQAGARLDTKVRPSKTTTTVALDFGRITLGGELVLYLFGTPGQQRFLPAWKDLARGALGALALVDTRDLEASFDAIGHLEDLDVPFSVAVNAFPDSKQHSEDDLRSALDLLPHTPLVICDAREHQSSVKALISLVSHLIETLTEAS, encoded by the coding sequence ATGGCCGGTACGGACGGCACAACGCAGAGGAACCCCGCGGCCCGCCAGGGCGACGCGGACCGCACGACCCGCACAGACCACACCAACGAGACAGGCGAGACGGACGAGACGGGCGATACGGACGACATGGACGACATGGACGACACCCCCGTCATGTACGTGCAGTCCAGCGTGGCCGGGGCCGCCAAGATCCTGGTGGTCGGCCCGATGGGCGTCGGCAAGACCACGCTGATCGGCACGGTGTCGGAGATCAAGCCGCTCTCCACCGAGGCGACGATGAGCCAGGCCGGGGCCCGGCTCGACACCAAGGTGCGGCCGTCGAAGACCACGACCACCGTCGCGCTGGACTTCGGGCGGATCACGCTGGGCGGCGAGCTGGTGCTGTATCTCTTCGGCACCCCCGGCCAGCAGCGGTTCCTCCCCGCCTGGAAGGACCTGGCGCGCGGCGCGCTGGGCGCGCTCGCACTGGTCGACACCCGCGATCTGGAGGCGTCCTTCGACGCCATCGGGCATCTGGAGGACCTGGATGTGCCGTTCTCCGTCGCGGTCAACGCCTTCCCGGACAGCAAGCAGCACAGCGAGGACGATCTGCGCTCCGCGCTCGATCTGCTCCCGCACACCCCGCTGGTCATCTGTGACGCCCGTGAGCACCAGTCCTCGGTCAAGGCGCTGATCTCGCTCGTCTCGCATCTGATCGAGACACTCACGGAGGCGTCATGA